Genomic segment of Caproiciproducens sp. NJN-50:
AGCCGTTTCATATCGTCCTCGCTTCGGATACCGGGCGTGTCGATTTGCCTGCCGATGTCCGCCAAATTGCGCCGGATGTCCTCCATTCTGGAGCGCAGCCAGCCTCTGTCCTCATGGGGCTTGTATTCCGACTGGAGCTTGCGCACCAGCTGCTCCGCGGTCACGGGCCGTTCCATCGTCCGGCACAGGTCTTTTAAAAGCAGCAGGGAGCCCGCCGCCATGCACTCCAGACAGTCCATGGCCGTACCCGTATTCTCAGGCGTTACCTTTCCGGATGCGGTGAGCGGTTCCAGTTCCTGTGCGCAGTCTTCCAGAAAAGCGCGCAGACCCTTCTGCGGGGCGAGCGTTTCGCACAGGCCAGAAAGTCCTTCGCACACCTTTGGCAAAAGCGCCAACTTCGGATGCTCTGACGCTGGAATGGGGGTGATACCATGTCGTGCTTTCAAGTCCTCGTTCCAGTCCTTCCAGACGGATTGCAGGACTTCAGTATCCATATATCCTCGTTCTGCCAAAATGTCCCGGAGCCGCCAATTGGCTTCGATGCCTGCCTCGTCATGGTCCAGGCAGAGAATGACTTTTTGCAGATTCGGGTGAAGCTCCAGCTGCCGGAGCATGGCATGTTCCGACACGCCGTCCAGCGTGACGTAGCTGTGATTCATCCAGTCCTTTGGGCGCAGCGTAAGAAAGGACAGCAGATCCACCGGCGCTTCAAAGACAAACAGCCTGTCGCTTTTGCCGATCCAGTGAAAGCTGTACCGGGGATCGCTGCCCTCCACGTTTCCCTTGTAAGGTTCTCCCTGGGTATAAGTGCCGCGCTTGTGGGCGTGGCGGGCAATCCCGTTTTCATCCAGCCCCACAAACACGGCGTTGTGATACTGCTTATCCTCATAGATGAGCTTTTCATGGGCGAACCGGGACAGCGCCTCACGATCAATAAAACGCTGTTTGATGAGATAGGCGAATACCCGCCGCATGTCTGGATTGGCATCTGGAAGAGCGAACTCTTTTTTCGGCGCCGGAGCGTTCTTGTCCGTCTGGTTCCATTCCACGCCGCTCTCGCCGCCCAGGAGCCACTGCACCGCTTCGGGAAAGCTCA
This window contains:
- a CDS encoding DUF3991 domain-containing protein; the encoded protein is MDYVYFTDEQKQRANSVDLVDFLERQGEKLVRSGHEWRWKRYDSVTVQGNEWFRHSRKEGGHAIDFMQEFYDMSFPEAVQWLLGGESGVEWNQTDKNAPAPKKEFALPDANPDMRRVFAYLIKQRFIDREALSRFAHEKLIYEDKQYHNAVFVGLDENGIARHAHKRGTYTQGEPYKGNVEGSDPRYSFHWIGKSDRLFVFEAPVDLLSFLTLRPKDWMNHSYVTLDGVSEHAMLRQLELHPNLQKVILCLDHDEAGIEANWRLRDILAERGYMDTEVLQSVWKDWNEDLKARHGITPIPASEHPKLALLPKVCEGLSGLCETLAPQKGLRAFLEDCAQELEPLTASGKVTPENTGTAMDCLECMAAGSLLLLKDLCRTMERPVTAEQLVRKLQSEYKPHEDRGWLRSRMEDIRRNLADIGRQIDTPGIRSEDDMKRLCRSYLSLALDCVKARMFVKLESPELVPEQEQAVNFTMIM